ACCGTTACTGATGAGTTGAAGTGGACATCTTACCTCATACGATTGGGTGTCGAGAGTGGAGAAGAGTTCAATAAAAAATCGCACAAATGCACCCCCAATTAATACACTGGATAGATCCTTAGCATCTTCAAATATCTTCACGAGTTCTAGCGAAACCCGTAGCGGGTTTTTCAGTTCGCTTGGCAGCATTGAGCATCGCTCTTTCCTAGCCATTCGGACGGTTCGGCGGTCTAGATTCACATAGCAAGCATCAGCCGACCCTTGCCACAGTTCCTCGGGTACCGGCTGTAACGTACCAGCAAGCATGGGTACCGGTGCTTCCAGCACTTGTTGCAAATCGTCCGGCACGATTGTGATGAGAATGTGTTGCCATTGGAATGGGTAGAGTATTGACAGGAGGGCCAGGATACACGAGCTCAATTGCGACAGGTGCTCGCTGAATAGAATCACCAtcttttccagcagcaaacactcAAACACCTGTATCAGCCCATCTGGTCCGAGGCACCGGAAAATATCGAACAGTTCCGTTTTCTCTAAGCGTAAATCTTTGGGACGGCTTATAGTAATTGAATCGACTGTCTGCGCGTATGATTCCTCGTGGTTGCTAGGCAGCGTTATTTGCAGACTTTCACCGGCCGATGGTAGCCCTTGCTCGTGAAACTGCTTCATCAGCTTCTCGGCCATCCGGCCGTTTCCATGCTGGCCTTCTatgcactgcagcagctgatAGAACACTTTTGGTTCATGGTGCTTCGTTACTATGCAGTAGGTGAGCGGAATGCAAAATTCCGACGATTCCGGAAGCACTCGCCGGCAGAAACCATAATATCGTTGCGGATAGTCGGTTAGAATGATACAGTACTCCTGGTCGCACTGGCGGACCAGTGCTCCGTTGTCGGGGTAAACGAACTCTTCGATTTGCTTGTGCGGTTGCCTCTGTGGCGGATATTTGCTCTTCACGTAAGGACGATTCTTCAGCAAATCGTAGCCCACTACGATACAGTACTCGTAGAGCGTTGGCGCCGGCACTGCAACGACTTTCCTTCCGTTCTTCTCACTTAGCTTATTGTAATGTTTGATAAGGCCTTTGGTATCACTCTTTTTgaactcatcgtcatcacacTCGACCGACATGGAAGACCCTGGCGAAGCATGTCGTCTATCACCGTCAACCGTATCATACACCCGTATGGTTCCGTATTGGCGTGTGTAATCATTCAGTTCCGCGCATCGAGACAACCGACGCAACCGCTTCCTGTGCTCCTCGCTAACCGGCCGTTTCAGTAAAATCTGCTCCCCAGATTGTGACTCATGTGTGTGCCCCTTTTCCGGTTCCTGGAAGGCGGCTTCAATCAGCAGGTTCACATCGTCTTCGAGTTGGTTTGTATGAACCTCGGAACGCTCTCCGGGACGAGCAGGCCGTCGCGGTGGCTTCTCCGGCGGTGGCCCTTCCGGAAGGGGTTTATTGAGCGCTTCGCGAATACTTTCCGAGTGCAGCAACTGTGGGGTGGGGTTGCTCGCGACCGTGTCTCCGTTAGTCGTGGCCGCCTGGGTCGAACTATGACGAAATGCTTGTGAGCGCTTGATTCCCCGTCTAGATTCCTGATGTTCACGCAGATCCACCGCGGTAGGACGCTGTTCATGATTGCCTTGGAAACCTGTTTCACCGCGTAACGGCGATGGAAGCTGGACGGATTGAGCGTTCCtctggcgctgctgttgcgtgtGTGGATAAATCTTCTtcggcagcggctgctgcgtTGTTATCAGCGTTTCAAATTTCTCCGTTATCTTCtgcactctgctgctgttgttgggagTTTCGGATGCTTTTTGCGACATCTTTCCGCCGTCATAGCTGCCTTGGAGGTTCACTTTTGGTCGAGAATTTACGCGAATTACATTTTACACACTTACTTTGTGGAAAAACAGGTGTGAGAACCGTTTTAATGACAACCTCGGAATTGAAAACAACTAGCCGTGCGAGCGAGACGCCGTGCGAATCATTTCCTCTCTTTCACCCAAAAAGAACAAATAAAATTATTCTTTCCAGTTTCCTTTCGGGATGAAAATATAGGTAGAAAATTGGGGTTTTAAaacttatttaaaaaataatgctTTCTCCGCCACACCTTGAATGTTTCAGAATTTAAGAGCCCGACGAGGCTCTTGGGTCACCTTGTATTCCGGTTGTCAAGAAGCCAtgcgattttgtttttcttttgtgtatTTTCGCGATCATGGAATCTTGTGACGATTTTCTCGATATCGAAGATCTAATTTCACCGGATGATCCTTCCCCGAGGGAGCGCTACAGCAACAAACAGGATGTGACTGTGCGGGCCAAGCGGACGAAGGTGCGCAGCACGCGCGCCACGAAAGACCCACAGCCGGTCGCGGAAAAGCCGGTGCTGGAGAGTGTGATCCCGGAGACCCAACAAATCTACATGAAAACGTGGGGTTGCGCGCACAACACCTCCGACACCGAGTACATGGCCGGTCAGCTGGCGCAGTACGGTTACAATCTAACGAGCGATAAAAAGGCCGCCGATCTGTGGGTACTCAACAGCTGCACGGTGAAAAACCCCTCCGAAGACACGTTCCGCAACGAGATCGAGGCGGCTCACAGAGCGGGAAAGcatgtggtggtggctggctgtGTACCGCAAGCGGCCCCACGGTCCGATTACCTGCACGGACTGAGCGTGGTCGGCGTTCAGCAGATCGATCGTGTCGCCGAGGTGGTCGAGGAAACGCTGAAAGGACACTCGGTGCGGTTGCTGCAGGCGAAGAAGGTGAACGGCCGGAAGGTTGCAGGACCGAAGCTGGCGCTTCCGAAAGTTCGCAAAAACCCGCTGATCGAGGTGATCCCAATCAATTCCGGTTGTCTCAACTCGTGCACCTACTGCAAGACAAAGTTTGCCCGAGCCGATCTGGTGAGCTATCCGGTGCAGGAGATCGTTGAGCGTGCGGAGCAGGTGTTTGAagacggtgtgtgtgagatATGGC
This sequence is a window from Anopheles darlingi chromosome 3, idAnoDarlMG_H_01, whole genome shotgun sequence. Protein-coding genes within it:
- the LOC125957643 gene encoding DENN domain-containing protein 2D-like, giving the protein MSQKASETPNNSSRVQKITEKFETLITTQQPLPKKIYPHTQQQRQRNAQSVQLPSPLRGETGFQGNHEQRPTAVDLREHQESRRGIKRSQAFRHSSTQAATTNGDTVASNPTPQLLHSESIREALNKPLPEGPPPEKPPRRPARPGERSEVHTNQLEDDVNLLIEAAFQEPEKGHTHESQSGEQILLKRPVSEEHRKRLRRLSRCAELNDYTRQYGTIRVYDTVDGDRRHASPGSSMSVECDDDEFKKSDTKGLIKHYNKLSEKNGRKVVAVPAPTLYEYCIVVGYDLLKNRPYVKSKYPPQRQPHKQIEEFVYPDNGALVRQCDQEYCIILTDYPQRYYGFCRRVLPESSEFCIPLTYCIVTKHHEPKVFYQLLQCIEGQHGNGRMAEKLMKQFHEQGLPSAGESLQITLPSNHEESYAQTVDSITISRPKDLRLEKTELFDIFRCLGPDGLIQVFECLLLEKMVILFSEHLSQLSSCILALLSILYPFQWQHILITIVPDDLQQVLEAPVPMLAGTLQPVPEELWQGSADACYVNLDRRTVRMARKERCSMLPSELKNPLRVSLELVKIFEDAKDLSSVLIGGAFVRFFIELFSTLDTQSYEKTQFLEQFKNPETRLFLNCFLETVMFADFRERWHASKLSATTPTNDGFDYTLFNSKIAEKSQNRYWHTANFDEVVANSKLIERKGKTFMEKVRKLMKKS